The Hymenobacter baengnokdamensis genome includes a region encoding these proteins:
- a CDS encoding protein-disulfide reductase DsbD family protein yields the protein MVEFVFRRAAAGRLGWLLALVLLCAQVAQAQIERPVSWKFAASPADKTGLVTFTATATIAGNWHIYSQFIEEGGPEPTSFKFTPSADYELVGKVAESPEPVKAFEKAFNMNIAYFPKRAVFSQKIRLKAAKTTVKGTVTFMVCNDEKCLPPDDLDFSVAVKGAAAPAAAQPALPPASAVKTTPKAASAPLATPAPVATKPADTVAFRPDAGPAPTLAPAAAADSAVAASKPAVAAATAQAVSAPATAQSLWAIFLAGFVGGLAALLMPCIFPLLPFTVSYFTKGEYSKAGSVGRAAFYGLSIIVIYVALGLLVTVVFGADALNNLATNGVFNLVFFALLVVFAASFLGAFELTLPNSWIAKTDTQADKGGLAGIFFMAATLALVSFSCTGPIIGTLLVQAASTGHLLSPALGMFGFSLALALPFTVFAAFPALLKSLPKSGGWLNSVKVVLGFLELALALKFLSNVDLAYHWQWFDREVFLSLWVIIFTLLGFYLLGKIRFSHDSPLEYVSLPRLFLAIIVLAFTTYLVPGLWGAPLQAVSGFLPPQHTQDFDLYTPTLGGGAGPAAAPHAQHKYGNLFRAPLGLDAYFDYDEARAYAQKVNKPILIDFTGNACVNCRKMEATVWPDPRVLQRLRNDFVLVQLYVDDKTELPANEQVESKVQGGKTIRTIGNKWSEFQASRYNANSQPFYVQLDPATERVLATPQGANYDPDNFVRFLDAGLAALRAGHH from the coding sequence ATGGTAGAATTTGTTTTTCGCCGCGCTGCGGCCGGGCGGCTGGGCTGGCTGCTGGCGCTGGTGCTGCTGTGCGCCCAGGTGGCGCAGGCCCAGATTGAGCGGCCCGTATCCTGGAAGTTTGCCGCTTCGCCAGCCGATAAAACCGGCTTAGTCACCTTTACAGCCACGGCTACCATTGCCGGTAACTGGCACATCTACTCGCAGTTTATCGAGGAAGGTGGGCCCGAGCCCACGAGCTTTAAGTTTACGCCTTCGGCCGACTACGAGCTGGTGGGCAAGGTAGCGGAAAGCCCCGAGCCGGTGAAGGCATTTGAAAAGGCGTTTAACATGAACATCGCCTACTTCCCCAAGCGGGCCGTGTTCAGCCAGAAGATTCGCCTCAAAGCCGCCAAAACAACCGTGAAGGGCACCGTCACCTTCATGGTGTGCAACGATGAGAAGTGCCTGCCGCCCGACGACCTTGACTTCAGCGTGGCCGTGAAAGGAGCCGCCGCGCCGGCTGCGGCCCAGCCCGCTCTGCCGCCCGCGTCGGCCGTCAAAACGACCCCAAAAGCGGCTTCTGCTCCCCTGGCTACGCCTGCCCCTGTCGCCACGAAGCCAGCCGATACGGTCGCCTTCCGGCCCGACGCTGGCCCGGCGCCGACACTAGCCCCCGCCGCGGCGGCCGACTCGGCAGTAGCGGCCAGTAAGCCGGCCGTGGCCGCGGCCACGGCACAGGCAGTATCCGCACCGGCGACTGCGCAGTCGCTGTGGGCTATTTTTTTGGCGGGCTTTGTGGGCGGGCTGGCCGCGCTACTCATGCCGTGCATCTTCCCGCTGCTGCCGTTCACGGTCAGCTACTTCACCAAGGGTGAGTATTCGAAGGCCGGCTCGGTAGGCCGGGCGGCGTTTTATGGCCTGAGTATCATCGTTATCTACGTGGCGCTGGGCTTGCTGGTAACCGTCGTGTTCGGGGCCGATGCGCTCAACAACCTGGCCACCAACGGGGTTTTTAATCTGGTGTTTTTCGCCTTGCTGGTGGTGTTCGCGGCTTCATTTCTAGGCGCGTTCGAGCTGACCTTGCCCAATTCCTGGATTGCCAAAACCGACACCCAGGCCGACAAGGGCGGCCTGGCGGGCATCTTCTTCATGGCGGCTACGCTGGCGCTGGTGTCGTTTTCGTGCACCGGGCCCATCATCGGCACCTTGCTGGTGCAGGCGGCCAGCACGGGGCATTTGCTGTCGCCGGCACTAGGTATGTTTGGCTTCTCGCTGGCGCTGGCGCTGCCCTTCACGGTGTTTGCCGCGTTTCCGGCGCTGCTCAAATCTTTGCCCAAGTCGGGCGGCTGGCTAAACTCGGTGAAGGTGGTGCTGGGCTTCCTGGAGCTGGCGCTGGCCCTGAAATTCCTTTCCAACGTGGACCTGGCTTACCACTGGCAGTGGTTCGACCGTGAGGTCTTTCTCTCGCTCTGGGTTATCATCTTCACACTGCTGGGCTTCTACCTGCTGGGTAAAATCCGGTTCTCGCACGATAGCCCGCTGGAATATGTGTCGCTGCCCCGGCTGTTTCTGGCCATTATCGTGCTGGCCTTCACCACCTACCTGGTGCCGGGCCTGTGGGGCGCACCGCTGCAAGCCGTGTCGGGCTTCCTGCCCCCGCAGCACACCCAGGATTTTGACCTCTACACGCCTACCCTGGGCGGTGGCGCAGGTCCGGCCGCCGCGCCCCACGCGCAGCACAAGTACGGCAACCTGTTTCGCGCGCCGCTGGGCCTCGATGCGTACTTCGACTACGATGAGGCCCGCGCCTATGCTCAGAAAGTTAACAAGCCGATACTCATCGACTTCACCGGCAACGCCTGCGTCAACTGCCGCAAGATGGAAGCCACCGTGTGGCCCGACCCGCGCGTGCTCCAGCGCCTACGCAACGACTTCGTGCTGGTGCAGCTTTACGTAGACGACAAAACCGAGCTGCCCGCCAACGAGCAGGTAGAGTCGAAAGTGCAGGGTGGCAAAACCATTCGCACCATCGGCAACAAGTGGAGCGAGTTCCAGGCCAGCCGCTACAATGCCAACTCGCAGCCCTTCTACGTGCAGCTTGACCCCGCTACCGAGCGCGTGCTGGCTACCCCGCAGGGCGCCAACTACGACCCCGACAACTTCGTGCGCTTCCTCGATGCCGGCCTCGCGGCCCTGCGCGCCGGCCATCACTAG
- a CDS encoding beta strand repeat-containing protein produces MKQVYSLVCNAALALLPPLTALAQTGSVGIGTTAPDASAALDIVSSKGVLLPRVADATALASPATGLIVYQTGGTTGFYYNAGTPATPSWQQLATAAGTAITATNGLTKTGSAIGLGGTLTQATTIANAGYTLALTGSGFIGIGTTTPNTQLANTSINTFGVDNNGGGNNSLNWAATQSGYVGMFYNGGTNQRANGVVVKINGTDPTATALDVSKGAQSSVGTSLLAVKASGNVGIGVAAPAYPLDVAGVANASTGLRVGGNAVAYYYGNNLYLGTSNLPATAPSGTQNTLAGTNAGLSLTSGINNAVLGYLAGDALTSGSSNALLGVQAGGSLTTGTDNVFVGHDPGYSNVSGSRNIGIGYNALANSTADDNVAVGNTAGVSITTGAFNTLLGSGANLSSTQRNRATALGYNARVDQDDAVVLGDPANVAVRTGLGTATPAAKLDIQGGADSNGTNDPSALAFSWHDGGFRHFVRSRHNGTLGSGGNDLDFFLNNSATGAGSTAAGTGNVQVLTLENNNGLPRVGIGTTAPTQALDVTGSATVSGNGYVGGNLGIGMTPANKLDVSGTIRSQMVNGSFFTTDYGPGGGFSTVLLGYFQANGVNYPQLRFQNATASPFFDIGQNTNGDFVVEGNDTNRFTVQRSTGYVGMNTLTPNSTLQVNGSVAASIRTLGSGTIADTDYTVLVTGAVALPTPSATNTGRLYHLLNGNANSNTITGTLRDAGTTGTFTSFTLGTSSGGKGITVQSDGTQWWIVTRE; encoded by the coding sequence ATGAAACAAGTATACTCTTTGGTCTGCAACGCCGCACTGGCACTACTGCCGCCGCTGACTGCCCTGGCTCAGACTGGCAGCGTGGGCATCGGCACCACCGCCCCCGATGCCTCGGCGGCGCTCGACATCGTGAGCAGCAAGGGGGTGCTGCTGCCCCGTGTGGCCGACGCCACGGCCCTGGCCAGCCCGGCCACGGGCCTCATTGTGTACCAGACGGGGGGCACGACGGGCTTCTACTACAATGCCGGCACCCCGGCAACTCCCAGCTGGCAGCAGCTGGCCACGGCGGCGGGCACGGCCATCACGGCCACCAACGGCCTCACCAAAACCGGCAGCGCCATCGGGCTGGGCGGCACTCTTACCCAGGCCACCACTATCGCCAACGCCGGCTATACCCTGGCCCTGACGGGGAGCGGGTTTATCGGCATCGGCACCACCACCCCCAACACGCAGTTAGCCAATACCAGCATCAATACCTTCGGGGTCGACAACAACGGCGGTGGCAACAACTCGCTAAACTGGGCCGCCACCCAGAGCGGCTACGTGGGCATGTTCTACAACGGCGGCACCAACCAGCGGGCCAACGGCGTGGTCGTCAAAATAAATGGCACCGACCCCACCGCTACCGCCCTCGACGTGAGTAAGGGCGCCCAGAGCAGCGTGGGCACGTCGCTACTGGCCGTGAAGGCCAGCGGCAACGTGGGCATTGGCGTGGCCGCGCCTGCCTACCCGCTCGACGTGGCGGGCGTGGCCAACGCCAGCACCGGCCTGCGCGTGGGCGGCAACGCCGTGGCCTACTACTACGGCAACAACCTGTACCTGGGCACCAGCAACCTGCCCGCCACGGCCCCCAGCGGCACGCAAAACACCCTGGCGGGCACCAACGCGGGCCTCTCGCTCACCTCGGGCATCAACAACGCCGTGCTGGGCTACCTGGCTGGCGACGCGCTCACCAGCGGCTCCAGCAACGCGTTGCTGGGCGTGCAGGCCGGGGGCAGCCTAACCACTGGCACCGACAACGTGTTTGTGGGCCACGACCCCGGCTATAGCAACGTGAGCGGCAGCCGCAACATCGGCATCGGCTACAATGCCCTGGCCAACTCCACCGCCGACGACAACGTGGCCGTGGGCAACACCGCGGGCGTGAGCATCACCACGGGGGCCTTCAACACCCTACTGGGCAGCGGGGCCAACCTGAGCAGCACCCAGCGCAACCGGGCCACCGCCCTGGGCTATAACGCCCGCGTAGACCAGGACGACGCCGTGGTGCTGGGCGACCCCGCCAACGTGGCCGTGCGTACCGGCCTGGGCACTGCCACGCCCGCCGCCAAGCTCGACATCCAGGGCGGGGCCGACAGCAATGGCACCAACGACCCGTCGGCGCTGGCGTTCTCGTGGCACGACGGTGGGTTCCGCCACTTCGTGCGCTCGCGCCACAACGGCACGCTCGGCTCGGGCGGCAACGACCTGGACTTCTTCCTCAACAACAGCGCTACCGGTGCCGGCAGCACCGCCGCCGGCACCGGCAACGTGCAGGTGCTGACGCTGGAAAACAACAACGGCCTGCCCCGCGTGGGCATCGGCACCACAGCCCCCACCCAGGCCCTCGACGTGACGGGCAGCGCCACCGTGAGCGGCAACGGCTATGTGGGCGGCAACCTGGGCATCGGCATGACCCCCGCCAACAAGCTGGACGTGAGTGGCACCATTCGCTCGCAGATGGTCAACGGCAGCTTCTTTACCACAGACTATGGCCCCGGCGGTGGCTTCAGCACCGTGTTGCTGGGCTACTTCCAGGCCAACGGCGTCAACTACCCGCAGCTGCGCTTCCAGAACGCAACCGCGAGCCCCTTCTTCGACATCGGTCAGAACACTAACGGCGACTTCGTGGTAGAGGGCAACGACACGAACCGCTTCACAGTGCAGCGTAGCACCGGCTACGTGGGCATGAATACCCTCACCCCCAACAGCACCTTGCAAGTCAATGGCTCGGTGGCCGCCAGCATCCGCACGCTGGGCAGTGGCACCATCGCCGACACCGACTACACCGTGCTGGTGACCGGGGCCGTGGCCCTGCCCACCCCCAGCGCCACCAACACCGGCCGCCTCTACCACCTGCTCAACGGCAACGCCAACAGCAATACCATCACGGGCACCCTGCGCGACGCGGGCACCACCGGCACCTTCACCAGCTTCACGCTCGGCACCAGCAGCGGCGGCAAGGGCATCACCGTGCAAAGCGACGGCACGCAGTGGTGGATTGTCACGCGCGAATAG
- a CDS encoding site-specific integrase: MELIFRQRLDRPDKAGRATVFGDLHWAGGHRWKMPTGVKCLPAHWQPTKTKKIHTSADNSSQLNLRLTRLLTAVQGVFTTAEGVGRAEASVTQTELEAAVAAVAAGRQRRTRQEQAEAVAAASTYLPVTAPWSAFYARWLAENAQLLADSYTRMYKQVVSSLDEYDPKLRLAGFTRERLAQYTAWLFADGKRESTVQRHYVFLREAHRLAGKPVPKWLGKLTVRYGRSPSLRRAEVQALASAELPIDLAEERDAFLLQLQLLLRDVDLRALKPHHVSAHELPGRGVVLCVELYQQKTSEPVLIPLPPVAAAIWQRYEGRLPLPSQQERNRRLKLLGQAVGLEREFVEVAFAGKERREQVLPLWQVLTTHTARHTGAALLIMGSEGDQTLKEIALGHVSASVYGYDTLERYGPRLLDAWEVALG, from the coding sequence ATGGAACTCATCTTCCGCCAGCGCCTGGACCGCCCCGATAAAGCCGGCCGGGCTACCGTCTTCGGGGACCTGCACTGGGCCGGCGGCCACCGCTGGAAAATGCCCACTGGTGTCAAGTGCCTACCCGCTCACTGGCAGCCCACCAAGACCAAGAAAATCCATACCAGCGCCGACAACAGCAGTCAGCTCAACCTTCGGCTTACCAGGTTGCTCACGGCGGTGCAGGGCGTCTTTACCACAGCTGAGGGAGTGGGCCGGGCAGAAGCCAGCGTAACGCAGACTGAGCTAGAGGCAGCCGTAGCCGCCGTGGCCGCCGGCCGGCAGCGCCGCACCAGGCAAGAGCAGGCCGAAGCCGTAGCGGCCGCCAGCACGTACCTACCCGTTACCGCCCCGTGGAGCGCGTTCTACGCGCGCTGGCTGGCCGAGAATGCGCAGCTGCTGGCCGATAGCTACACCCGCATGTATAAGCAGGTGGTGAGTAGTCTCGACGAGTACGACCCCAAGCTCCGTTTGGCCGGCTTCACGCGCGAGCGCCTGGCCCAGTACACCGCCTGGCTGTTCGCCGATGGCAAGCGGGAGTCGACGGTGCAGCGCCACTATGTCTTTTTGCGCGAAGCTCACCGCCTGGCTGGCAAGCCCGTGCCGAAGTGGCTGGGTAAGCTCACCGTGCGCTACGGCCGTTCACCTTCGTTGCGCCGGGCCGAAGTGCAGGCCCTGGCCAGCGCTGAGCTACCGATCGACCTGGCCGAAGAGCGCGACGCCTTTTTGTTGCAGCTGCAGCTCTTGCTACGCGATGTGGACCTGCGGGCTCTCAAGCCGCACCACGTCAGCGCCCACGAGCTGCCAGGCCGTGGGGTGGTGCTGTGCGTGGAGCTCTACCAACAGAAAACCAGTGAGCCGGTGCTCATCCCGTTGCCGCCGGTTGCTGCGGCTATCTGGCAGCGCTACGAGGGGCGCCTGCCCTTGCCCAGCCAGCAGGAGCGCAACCGCCGGCTAAAGCTGCTGGGCCAGGCCGTGGGGCTGGAGCGGGAGTTTGTGGAGGTAGCCTTTGCGGGCAAGGAGCGTCGGGAGCAAGTGTTGCCCCTCTGGCAGGTGCTCACCACCCACACCGCCCGCCATACCGGTGCAGCGCTGCTCATCATGGGCAGCGAAGGCGACCAAACCCTGAAAGAGATTGCGCTGGGCCACGTATCAGCCAGCGTTTACGGCTATGATACGTTGGAGCGCTATGGCCCGCGGCTGCTCGATGCCTGGGAGGTGGCGTTGGGGTAG
- a CDS encoding helix-turn-helix domain-containing protein, translating to MSRPLTPFALPAADQAALENFTRTGRRPVRAVRRAQALLALATGIGQQAAGQAVGLSRQAVSKIRRRYEAAGWQVALAEAPRSGGPRRFDGPQRAAVTALACTPAPVGHSRWTLRLLADKAVELCLVDTISHETVSQMLKKTSCTPTASSTGASGR from the coding sequence ATGTCTCGTCCCCTTACTCCCTTTGCCCTCCCGGCGGCTGACCAAGCTGCCCTCGAAAATTTCACGCGCACCGGTCGTCGGCCCGTACGAGCCGTGCGCCGCGCCCAGGCGCTGCTGGCCTTGGCGACCGGTATCGGCCAGCAGGCCGCCGGCCAAGCCGTTGGCCTGAGCCGCCAGGCAGTCAGCAAGATACGCCGCCGGTACGAAGCGGCCGGGTGGCAAGTCGCCTTGGCCGAGGCCCCGCGTAGTGGTGGGCCACGCCGCTTTGATGGTCCCCAACGCGCCGCCGTCACGGCGCTAGCCTGTACACCGGCCCCGGTGGGCCATAGCCGCTGGACCCTGCGCTTGCTGGCCGATAAGGCGGTGGAACTGTGCCTGGTGGACACTATTTCCCACGAAACGGTGAGCCAGATGCTCAAAAAAACGAGCTGCACCCCCACCGCCAGCAGCACTGGTGCCTCGGGGCGATGA
- a CDS encoding GH3 auxin-responsive promoter family protein: MLDQLLARAVQLGSLPRLTRVQHEPLARQAAVLRYLLGRAQGTAWGQRYGYAASLSAKDFGQRVPVSTYEQLYPEIEKVLHGQPDVLWPGPAPRWQARSSGTTNARSKYLPVTSEALHHNHYRAGRDMLALSTRLYPAQRLLQGKTLSLGGSLETSPFGGAAQAGDVSALVMQSLPGWAQTLRTPPLPLALLEEWEDKIERIARHVLRQDVRVLAGVPTWMLVLLRRVLALAGAADLREVWPRLSLFLHGAVAFGPYRGLFEQLVPGGQLHYLEIYNASEGYFALQDEPGSPDLLLLLDHGIYYEFLPAEQYDSPDPRPVPLEDVTIGPSYALVISTNAGLWRYLVGDTVRFTSLRPYRVRITGRTKHFLNAFGEEVVVENAEAAIAAAAHATGCAVRDFTAAPVYFEAGPGTSRGGHEWAVELSGPPPPDAARFGQLLDEELRRLNSDYDAKRHRDLALAPPRVHFVPAGTFESWLRGRGRLGGQRKVPRLANSRQVLEEVLSLMPAGASGSGLQQ, encoded by the coding sequence GTGCTCGACCAGCTACTTGCCCGCGCCGTTCAGCTTGGCAGCCTGCCCCGGCTGACGCGAGTGCAGCACGAGCCGCTGGCCCGGCAGGCGGCCGTGCTGCGCTACCTGCTGGGCCGGGCGCAGGGCACGGCCTGGGGCCAGCGCTACGGCTACGCGGCCAGCCTGAGTGCCAAGGACTTCGGCCAGCGCGTGCCGGTGAGCACCTACGAGCAGCTCTACCCCGAAATCGAGAAGGTGCTGCACGGCCAGCCCGATGTGCTGTGGCCGGGCCCGGCCCCCCGCTGGCAAGCCCGCAGCAGCGGCACTACCAACGCCCGCAGCAAGTACCTGCCCGTAACCAGCGAGGCGCTGCACCACAACCACTACCGCGCCGGGCGCGACATGCTGGCTCTTTCGACCCGGCTCTACCCCGCCCAGCGCCTGCTGCAAGGCAAAACGCTGAGTCTGGGCGGCAGCCTGGAGACCAGCCCGTTTGGGGGCGCCGCCCAGGCCGGCGACGTATCGGCCCTGGTGATGCAGAGCCTGCCTGGCTGGGCCCAAACCCTGCGCACGCCCCCTTTACCGCTGGCCCTGCTCGAGGAGTGGGAAGACAAGATTGAGCGCATTGCCCGGCATGTGCTGCGCCAGGATGTGCGCGTGCTGGCCGGCGTGCCCACCTGGATGCTTGTGCTGTTGCGCCGCGTGCTGGCCCTGGCCGGGGCTGCCGACCTGCGTGAGGTGTGGCCGCGCCTGAGCTTGTTTCTGCACGGCGCGGTGGCCTTTGGGCCCTACCGTGGGCTGTTTGAGCAGCTGGTGCCGGGCGGGCAGCTGCACTATCTCGAAATCTACAATGCGTCGGAAGGCTACTTTGCCTTGCAGGACGAGCCTGGCAGCCCCGACCTGCTGCTGCTGCTCGACCACGGCATTTACTACGAGTTTTTGCCGGCCGAGCAGTACGACAGCCCCGACCCGCGCCCGGTGCCCCTCGAAGACGTGACCATCGGACCAAGCTACGCACTGGTTATCAGCACTAACGCCGGGCTGTGGCGCTACCTGGTGGGCGATACCGTGCGCTTTACCTCGCTGCGGCCCTACCGGGTGCGCATTACGGGCCGTACCAAGCACTTTCTCAATGCGTTTGGGGAAGAAGTAGTGGTCGAGAATGCCGAGGCGGCCATTGCGGCGGCCGCGCACGCTACGGGGTGCGCCGTGCGCGACTTCACGGCCGCGCCGGTGTATTTTGAGGCTGGCCCCGGCACCTCGCGCGGGGGCCACGAGTGGGCAGTTGAGCTAAGCGGCCCGCCCCCCCCCGATGCCGCCCGCTTCGGGCAGCTGCTGGATGAGGAGCTGCGCCGCCTCAACTCCGACTATGATGCCAAGCGCCACCGCGATTTGGCGCTGGCGCCTCCCCGCGTACACTTTGTGCCGGCCGGCACCTTCGAAAGCTGGCTGCGCGGCCGGGGCCGCCTGGGTGGCCAGCGCAAAGTGCCGCGCCTGGCCAACTCGCGGCAGGTGCTGGAAGAAGTTCTCTCGCTCATGCCTGCCGGGGCGTCAGGGAGCGGCTTACAGCAGTAA
- a CDS encoding transposase, with protein MDSESRSTQAAARALHVNPKRIYKWQKEAITPVAAARSGAELKPATAAELRQLRALARRQAQELEILRKAVASCLL; from the coding sequence CTGGACAGTGAAAGCCGCTCGACCCAGGCCGCGGCGCGCGCCCTCCATGTCAACCCCAAACGCATTTATAAGTGGCAGAAGGAAGCCATTACGCCGGTGGCCGCTGCGCGCAGCGGCGCAGAGCTCAAACCGGCCACGGCCGCCGAGTTGCGCCAGCTGCGGGCTTTAGCTCGACGGCAGGCGCAGGAGCTAGAAATTTTAAGAAAAGCCGTCGCCAGTTGCCTGCTATGA
- the lptB gene encoding LPS export ABC transporter ATP-binding protein: MILRAEHLVKQYKARTVVNDMSLTVEQGEIVGLLGPNGAGKTTCFYMMVGMVKPNGGRIFLDDEEVTRLPIYQRARRGMGYLAQEASVFRDLSVEENILSVLEMTDMPKAAQRNKVEQLLEEFSLSHVRKNLGKVLSGGERRRTEIARALAVSPKFVLLDEPFAGVDPIATEEIQGIVARLKNQNIGVLITDHDVHKTLEIVDRAYLLFEGKLLKAGTAEELAADETVRRVYLGRDFELKKRKTFE, translated from the coding sequence ATGATTCTTCGCGCCGAGCACCTCGTCAAGCAATATAAAGCCCGCACTGTCGTCAATGACATGTCGCTCACCGTGGAGCAGGGCGAAATAGTGGGGCTGCTGGGCCCCAACGGCGCGGGCAAAACCACCTGCTTTTACATGATGGTGGGCATGGTAAAGCCCAATGGCGGCCGCATCTTTCTCGACGATGAGGAGGTAACCCGCCTGCCCATTTACCAGCGGGCCCGGCGCGGCATGGGCTACCTGGCCCAGGAAGCCAGCGTATTCCGCGACCTGAGCGTGGAGGAGAATATTCTCTCGGTGCTCGAAATGACGGATATGCCCAAGGCCGCCCAGCGCAACAAGGTGGAGCAGCTGCTCGAAGAGTTTAGCCTGAGCCACGTGCGCAAAAACCTGGGCAAGGTGCTGAGCGGCGGCGAGCGCCGCCGCACCGAGATAGCCCGCGCGCTGGCCGTGAGCCCCAAGTTTGTACTGCTCGACGAGCCCTTTGCGGGGGTAGACCCTATTGCCACCGAAGAAATTCAGGGCATCGTGGCCCGGCTTAAAAACCAGAATATCGGCGTACTCATTACCGACCACGATGTGCATAAGACCCTCGAAATCGTAGACCGCGCTTACCTGCTTTTCGAGGGCAAGCTGCTGAAAGCCGGTACCGCCGAGGAGCTGGCCGCCGACGAAACCGTGCGCCGCGTATACCTGGGCCGCGACTTTGAGCTGAAAAAGCGCAAGACATTTGAATAA
- a CDS encoding IS630 family transposase — MNAAFVARMEDVLAVYERPHDPLFPVVCFDERPCVLHSQPVEPLPPVPAQPAVGEQAARAGRPRRESSTYVRQGTACLLVAFEPGTGQRLVEVSARRTGADYCRFMQALAAHYAQAEKIVLVQDNLNTHTDAVFYQHLPAAQARALAARFEVHYTPKNASWLNMVELELSAIARQCLHQRIPTLDELTAHVAACVAQRNAAQVTVHWQFTLEKARVKLDRHYQKIRVTNSSD, encoded by the coding sequence ATGAATGCGGCCTTCGTAGCCCGCATGGAGGACGTGCTGGCCGTCTACGAGCGGCCTCACGACCCGCTTTTCCCCGTCGTCTGCTTCGATGAGCGCCCTTGTGTGCTCCACAGCCAGCCCGTCGAACCCCTGCCCCCGGTGCCGGCCCAGCCCGCCGTAGGCGAGCAGGCCGCTAGAGCCGGGCGCCCCCGCCGCGAAAGCAGCACCTACGTGCGCCAGGGCACGGCCTGCCTGCTGGTGGCGTTTGAGCCGGGCACCGGCCAGCGCCTGGTCGAGGTCTCGGCCCGCCGGACCGGGGCCGATTACTGCCGTTTTATGCAGGCCTTGGCCGCCCACTATGCGCAGGCCGAGAAAATCGTGCTCGTGCAGGACAACCTCAACACCCACACCGACGCCGTCTTCTACCAGCACCTGCCCGCCGCCCAGGCCCGCGCGCTGGCTGCCCGCTTCGAGGTGCACTACACCCCTAAAAATGCCTCCTGGCTTAACATGGTCGAACTTGAACTCTCGGCCATCGCCCGCCAGTGCCTGCACCAGCGCATCCCCACCCTCGACGAACTCACCGCCCACGTCGCCGCCTGCGTGGCCCAGCGCAATGCCGCCCAGGTTACCGTCCACTGGCAGTTCACCCTCGAAAAAGCCCGCGTTAAACTCGACCGCCATTACCAGAAAATTAGGGTAACTAATTCCTCTGACTGA
- a CDS encoding tyrosine-type recombinase/integrase has protein sequence MTPAGLIPLSLRFTIAGVRGELAPGISCPESYWSKLTHQLIMPASKKDWVLPEFSPEAVEQFNDELYQFKREIRELYKRMRRPDPRGPLVEVTAADLHCAVRGDGPETAKTKAKAAALRRPLLDMARQFVDALQDVPKADRLADSTLQNYESRLNTLKRYLACQGTKTLPAAEVDIPWCRRYERWLLTSEGGFGSTAMRKQVNFVQLALSFAVHEGWLPVDKLRGYKYQTRATTPPALSLTAAEVAKLVAVLPDLYEAEQRAVTGWLFCAYTGLSWVDYGHFCHAPGNYLFTEPAQASGDRPTYWLRMVRQKMKRRKPQGFSVPLFDEAAELLVKWQGRLPFSNDVNVNKLLHRVEEELGLSQSMTTKLARATFSQLKRDAGYSDEAVAAMMGDSVSVMNRHYSRISERRIALEMGRLAGGHSMHLAA, from the coding sequence ATGACGCCCGCTGGGCTAATACCGCTCAGCCTGCGCTTTACGATTGCTGGAGTACGGGGCGAATTAGCGCCCGGTATCAGTTGCCCCGAAAGCTACTGGTCGAAGCTCACGCATCAGCTCATTATGCCCGCCAGTAAAAAAGACTGGGTGCTGCCCGAGTTTTCTCCTGAGGCAGTGGAGCAATTCAACGATGAGCTCTATCAATTCAAACGCGAAATTCGGGAGCTCTACAAGCGCATGCGTCGGCCCGACCCGCGCGGCCCACTCGTGGAGGTAACGGCGGCCGACCTGCACTGTGCAGTACGTGGCGACGGCCCGGAAACTGCCAAGACGAAGGCGAAGGCAGCAGCTCTACGGCGGCCACTACTGGACATGGCCCGCCAGTTTGTGGATGCTCTGCAGGACGTGCCAAAAGCTGACCGGCTGGCAGATAGCACACTACAGAACTACGAGAGCCGCCTGAACACGCTTAAGCGCTACCTGGCTTGCCAGGGCACTAAAACGCTGCCCGCTGCGGAAGTAGATATCCCTTGGTGCCGCCGGTACGAGCGCTGGCTCCTTACTTCTGAGGGTGGGTTTGGGAGTACTGCCATGCGCAAGCAAGTGAATTTTGTGCAGCTCGCCCTCAGCTTTGCCGTGCATGAGGGCTGGTTGCCAGTAGACAAGCTGCGTGGCTATAAATACCAGACGCGCGCCACTACGCCGCCCGCCCTGTCGCTGACAGCTGCCGAGGTAGCCAAGTTAGTAGCGGTGCTGCCCGACCTCTATGAGGCAGAGCAGCGTGCCGTTACAGGGTGGCTGTTCTGTGCCTATACCGGGCTTTCGTGGGTGGACTACGGCCACTTCTGCCACGCTCCTGGCAACTACCTCTTCACCGAGCCTGCCCAGGCCTCAGGGGATCGGCCAACTTACTGGCTGCGTATGGTACGCCAGAAAATGAAGCGCCGCAAGCCGCAAGGCTTTTCGGTACCACTCTTCGACGAGGCAGCCGAATTGTTGGTGAAATGGCAAGGCCGGTTGCCCTTTTCGAATGATGTCAATGTCAATAAACTCTTGCATCGGGTAGAAGAAGAGCTGGGCCTGAGTCAATCGATGACGACCAAGCTGGCACGGGCCACCTTCTCACAGCTCAAGCGTGATGCGGGCTATTCTGATGAAGCCGTAGCGGCCATGATGGGCGACTCGGTGAGTGTGATGAACAGGCATTACAGCCGAATTTCTGAGCGCCGGATTGCGCTGGAAATGGGGCGCCTGGCTGGCGGGCATTCCATGCATCTTGCTGCGTAG